From Parus major isolate Abel chromosome 1A, Parus_major1.1, whole genome shotgun sequence, the proteins below share one genomic window:
- the SEC61A2 gene encoding protein transport protein Sec61 subunit alpha isoform X2, translating to MSSDSADPFYWMRVILASNRGTLMELGISPIVTSGLIMQLLAGAKIIEVGDTPKDRALFNGAQKLFGMIITIGQAIVYVMTGMYGDPAEMGAGICLLIIIQLFVAGLIVLLLDELLQKGYGLGSGISLFIATNICETIVWKAFSPTTINTGRGTEFEGAVIALFHLLATRTDKVRALREAFYRQNLPNLMNLIATVFVFAVVIYFQGFRVDLPIKSARYRGQYSSYPIKLFYTSNIPIILQSALVSNLYVISQMLSVRFSGNFLVNLLGQWADVSGGGPARSYPVGGLCYYLSPPESMGAIFEDPVHVIVYIIFMLGSCAFFSKTWIEVSGSSAKDVAKQLKEQQMVMRGHRDTSMVHELNRYIPTAAAFGGLCIGALSVLADFLGAIGSGTGILLAVTIIYQYFEIFVKEQAEVGGVGALFF from the exons ATGTCATCAGATTCTGCAGACCCCTTCTATTGGATGCGAGTCATTCTTGCATCAAACAGAG GTACTTTGATGGAATTGGGTATCTCACCCATTGTGACATCAGGTTTGATcatgcagctgctggcaggagcaaaGATCATTGAAGTTGGTGATACTCCAAAAGACAGAGCCTTGTTCAATGGAGCTCAGAAAT TATTTGGGATGATTATTACCATTGGGCAAGCCATTGTGTATGTTATGACTGGAATGTATGGAGATCCTGCTGAAATGGGTGCTGGAATTTGTCTTCTTATTATAATTCAG CTGTTTGTAGCTGGTTTGATTGTGTTGCTGCTAGATGAGTTGCTACAGAAAGGTTATGGATTGGGGTCTGGTATTTCCCTGTTTATTGCTACCAATATCTGTGAAACAATTGTCTGGAAAGCTTTCAGTCCCACTACCATCAACACTGGCAGAG GAACAGAGTTTGAGGGTGCTGTGATTGCATTATTCCATCTCCTGGCCACACGAACTGACAAAGTCCGGGCTTTGCGGGAGGCTTTTTACCGACAGAATCTGCCCAATCTCATGAACCTGATTGCTACagtgtttgtgtttgctgtAGTCATCTATTTCCAG GGATTCCGAGTGGATTTACCCATCAAGTCTGCGCGATACCGTGGGCAGTACAGCAGCTATCCCATCAAACTGTTCTATACCTCCAACATTCCCATCATTCTGCAGTCTGCCTTAGTGTCAAACCTCTACGTCATTTCCCAGATGTTGTCTGTTCGTTTCAGTGGCAACTTCTTGGTGAACTTACTGGGACAGTGGGCA GATGTCAGTGGAGGTGGCCCTGCTCGCTCTTACCCTGTTGGTGGCCTGTGCTACTACTTGTCCCCTCCAGAATCCATGGGTGCAATATTTGAGGATCCTGTCCATGTAATagtttatataatatttatgttGGGATCCTGTGCATTCTTCTCCAAGACTTGGATTGAGGTGTCTGGCTCATCAGCAAAAGAT GTTGCCAAGCAACTCAAAGAACAGCAAATGGTGATGAGAGGCCACAGAGATACATCAATGGTTCATGAGCTTAACAG ATACATCCCTACAGCAGCTGCATTTGGTGGTTTGTGCATCGGTGCCCTTTCAGTACTGGCTGACTTTCTAGGAGCCATTGGCTCTGGCACTGGCATTCTGCTTGCAGTCACTATTATTTatcagtattttgaaatatttgtaaaagaACAGGCTGAAGTTGGAGGAGTAGGTGCATTATTTTTCTAG
- the SEC61A2 gene encoding protein transport protein Sec61 subunit alpha isoform X1: MGIKFLEVIKPFCAVLPEIQKPERKIQFREKVLWTAITLFIFLVCCQIPLFGIMSSDSADPFYWMRVILASNRGTLMELGISPIVTSGLIMQLLAGAKIIEVGDTPKDRALFNGAQKLFGMIITIGQAIVYVMTGMYGDPAEMGAGICLLIIIQLFVAGLIVLLLDELLQKGYGLGSGISLFIATNICETIVWKAFSPTTINTGRGTEFEGAVIALFHLLATRTDKVRALREAFYRQNLPNLMNLIATVFVFAVVIYFQGFRVDLPIKSARYRGQYSSYPIKLFYTSNIPIILQSALVSNLYVISQMLSVRFSGNFLVNLLGQWADVSGGGPARSYPVGGLCYYLSPPESMGAIFEDPVHVIVYIIFMLGSCAFFSKTWIEVSGSSAKDVAKQLKEQQMVMRGHRDTSMVHELNRYIPTAAAFGGLCIGALSVLADFLGAIGSGTGILLAVTIIYQYFEIFVKEQAEVGGVGALFF, from the exons ATGGGCA TAAAATTTTTAGAAGTTATTAAGCCATTCTGTGCAGTGTTACCTGAAATCCAGAAACCGGAAAGAAAA ATCCAGTTCAGAGAGAAGGTACTATGGACAGCCATCACACTCTTCATTTTCTTAGTGTGCTGCCAG ATCCCTTTGTTTGGAATCATGTCATCAGATTCTGCAGACCCCTTCTATTGGATGCGAGTCATTCTTGCATCAAACAGAG GTACTTTGATGGAATTGGGTATCTCACCCATTGTGACATCAGGTTTGATcatgcagctgctggcaggagcaaaGATCATTGAAGTTGGTGATACTCCAAAAGACAGAGCCTTGTTCAATGGAGCTCAGAAAT TATTTGGGATGATTATTACCATTGGGCAAGCCATTGTGTATGTTATGACTGGAATGTATGGAGATCCTGCTGAAATGGGTGCTGGAATTTGTCTTCTTATTATAATTCAG CTGTTTGTAGCTGGTTTGATTGTGTTGCTGCTAGATGAGTTGCTACAGAAAGGTTATGGATTGGGGTCTGGTATTTCCCTGTTTATTGCTACCAATATCTGTGAAACAATTGTCTGGAAAGCTTTCAGTCCCACTACCATCAACACTGGCAGAG GAACAGAGTTTGAGGGTGCTGTGATTGCATTATTCCATCTCCTGGCCACACGAACTGACAAAGTCCGGGCTTTGCGGGAGGCTTTTTACCGACAGAATCTGCCCAATCTCATGAACCTGATTGCTACagtgtttgtgtttgctgtAGTCATCTATTTCCAG GGATTCCGAGTGGATTTACCCATCAAGTCTGCGCGATACCGTGGGCAGTACAGCAGCTATCCCATCAAACTGTTCTATACCTCCAACATTCCCATCATTCTGCAGTCTGCCTTAGTGTCAAACCTCTACGTCATTTCCCAGATGTTGTCTGTTCGTTTCAGTGGCAACTTCTTGGTGAACTTACTGGGACAGTGGGCA GATGTCAGTGGAGGTGGCCCTGCTCGCTCTTACCCTGTTGGTGGCCTGTGCTACTACTTGTCCCCTCCAGAATCCATGGGTGCAATATTTGAGGATCCTGTCCATGTAATagtttatataatatttatgttGGGATCCTGTGCATTCTTCTCCAAGACTTGGATTGAGGTGTCTGGCTCATCAGCAAAAGAT GTTGCCAAGCAACTCAAAGAACAGCAAATGGTGATGAGAGGCCACAGAGATACATCAATGGTTCATGAGCTTAACAG ATACATCCCTACAGCAGCTGCATTTGGTGGTTTGTGCATCGGTGCCCTTTCAGTACTGGCTGACTTTCTAGGAGCCATTGGCTCTGGCACTGGCATTCTGCTTGCAGTCACTATTATTTatcagtattttgaaatatttgtaaaagaACAGGCTGAAGTTGGAGGAGTAGGTGCATTATTTTTCTAG